In the Phaseolus vulgaris cultivar G19833 chromosome 7, P. vulgaris v2.0, whole genome shotgun sequence genome, one interval contains:
- the LOC137829310 gene encoding uncharacterized protein has product MLSDTIDFITKFEPQKERCRQELMEYLVHTERSRDIIRMGPQTFIQLCQQIRQTRLVKDAYRSTVEEQLAKFLHIIGHNVKNQSVSFFFHRSGETVSRHFHNILNAILVLEREFLNQPDDSAIDGTHVRVKVQRGDALRFRGRKDWPTQNVFSACDFDKKFTYVLAGWEGTVSDSRILKDALIREDPLIIPEASGTEPHYSLDIITNIVCACCIIHNFLRVVDNDDSFIEEVDHELPEQDLQMDRGKNVVAVSSGNLREFTKWVVDMDLTLLSAMVEEAQRGSRVDGSWTTQGYNNIVMALHEAGMHTITKNHVKNRQKILKDRWREVHDLFSSLSGFAWNQSSKKFEAEDEAKPSAGKWCVNSIRNYDLMEELWSNERAPRNEWRTPRQATRHGPTKNLRVNLSDNNMDYIPQPPKFDAHDAPDEDLPRSPGPHVESTNSPSNTQSTPSQTTGETSSLKGSKRKAPMVDVIENQFSMLNNNLVVFGFYMKHGNEVATYLVEIALI; this is encoded by the exons ATGTTAAGTGATACAATAGACTTTATTACCAAGTTTGAACCACAGAAAGAGCGATGCAGACAAGAGTTGATGGAGTACTTGGTGCACACTGAACGTTCTCGTGACATTATTCGCATGGGACCACAAACATTCATTCAATTATGTCAACAAATTAGGCAAACCAGACTTGTTAAGGATGCATATCGATCAACCGTGGAAGAACAACTTGCTAAATTTCTCCACATTATTGGCCATAATGTCAAGAATCAGAGTGTTTCATTCTTCTTTCATCGGTCTGGAGAAACAGTTTCCCGTCACTTTCATAACATATTGAATGCAATTTTGGTGTTGGAGAGAGAATTCTTAAATCAACCGGATGACA GTGCCATAGACGGCACTCATGTACGCGTGAAGGTCCAACGTGGTGATGCACTGCGTTTTCGAGGAAGAAAAGATTGGCCAACTCAAAACGTTTTCTCAGCGTGtgattttgacaagaaattcaCATACGTTCTGGCCGGGTGGGAAGGAACAGTCTCGGATTCAAGAATACTAAAGGATGCATTGATACGAGAGGATCCTCTTATTATTCCGGAAG CTAGTGGGACCGAGCCACATTACTCTTTGGACATTATCACAAATATAGTTTGTGCTTGTTGTATTATCCATAACTTTCTGCGTGTGGTGGACAATGATGATTCTTTCATTGAAGAAGTTGATCATGAATTGCCAGAACAAGATTTACAA ATGGATCGCGGTAAAAATGTTGTTGCAGTTTCATCAGGCAATTTAAGAGAGTTTACTAAGTGGGTCGTGGATATGGACTTAACACTTTTAAGTGCAATGGTGGAAGAGGCACAACGAGGTTCAAGAGTTGATGGTAGTTGGACCACACAGGGCTATAACAACATTGTTATGGCATTACACGAGGCTGGAATGCATACCATAACAAAAAATCATGTCAAAAATCGTCAAAAAATTTTGAAGGACAGGTGGAGGGAGGTGCACGATTTGTTTTCTAGTCTTAGTGGTTTTGCATGGAACCAGAGTAGTAAAAAATTTGAGGCAGAGGACGAA GCAAAGCCTTCTGCTGGTAAATGGTGTGTCAATTCCATTCGCAATTATGACCTTATGGAGGAGCTGTGGTCGAATGAAAGAGCCCCCAGAAATGAGTGGAGGACACCTCGACAGGCAACCAGACATGGCCCAACGAAAAATTTACGTGTCAATCTAAGTGATAATAACATGGATTACATACCACAACCGCCGAAGTTTGATGCTCACGATGCTCCTGATGAGGATCTTCCCCGCTCACCTGGACCACATGTCGAATCAACTAATAGTCCAAGCAATACTCAATCTACGCCCTCTCAGACAACGGGTGAGACCTCCTCATTAAAGGGATCAAAGAGAAAAGCACCCATGGTGGATGtcattgaaaatcaattttccaTGTTAAACAATAACCTTGTGGTTTTTGGGTTCTACATGAAGCATGGTAATGAAGTGGCCACTTATTTGGTTGAGATTGCTCTTATATAG
- the LOC137828915 gene encoding alpha carbonic anhydrase 7-like isoform X2, translated as MKLSRVCIIPILLMLLLVLLDSASTRAEDVEETVDEREFDYMRGSEKGPGYWGELKKEWSACKHGVMQSPIDLSCARVKIIPRCQQLYTDYFSSNATIINRGHDLAVYWKGDAGSIHINGTEFFLKQCHWHSPSEHSINGRKYDLEMHMVHVSQEKKILVVGAFYKIGHRPDRFLSQLEKEIVHLVDEEVEREIGERNPSGIQTRGNMYYRYLGSLTTPPCTEGVIWNIDRKIRTVSEAQVRLLREAVHDHAQRNSRPRQPRNQRDILYFRFKSRAKSKY; from the exons ATGAAGCTTTCAAGAGTATGTATAATTCCAATTTTGCTCATGCTTTTGCTGGTTTTGTTAGATTCAGCATCAACAAGAGCTGAAGACGTGGAAGAAACTG TGGACGAGAGAGAGTTTGATTACATGAGAGGAAGTGAAAAGGGACCTGGTTACTGGGGAGAGTTAAAGAAAGAATGGTCAGCTTGCAAACATGGAGTCATGCAATCTCCCATAGACTTGTCCTGTGCCAGAGTCAAAATCATCCCTCGTTGCCAACAACTCTACACTGATTACTTTTCTTCTAATGCCACCATAATCAACAGAGGCCATGATCTTGCT GTATATTGGAAGGGTGATGCTGGCTCAATTCACATCAATGGAACCGAATTCTTTCTGAAACAATGTCATTGGCACTCACCTTCTGAACATTCCATCAATGGCAGGAA GTATGACTTGGAGATGCATATGGTGCATGTAAGTCAGGAAAAGAAGATTCTTGTGGTTGGTGCTTTCTATAAAATTGGGCATCGCCCTGATCGTTTTCTCTCTCAG CTTGAGAAAGAAATTGTGCACCTTGTTGATGAGGAAGTAGAGAGAGAAATTGGAGAGAGAAATCCCTCAGGAATACAGACAAGAGGCAATATGTACTACAGATACTTAGGCTCTCTCACAACTCCTCCTTGCACTGAAGGTGTCATCTGGAACATTGATAGAAAG ATAAGGACAGTGTCGGAAGCACAAGTGAGGCTTTTGAGGGAAGCAGTGCATGAT CATGCACAGAGGAATTCAAGACCAAGGCAGCCACGTAACCAAAGAGATATATTATACTTCAGATTCAAAAGCAGagcaaaatcaaaatattaa
- the LOC137828915 gene encoding alpha carbonic anhydrase 7-like isoform X1: MKLSRVCIIPILLMLLLVLLDSASTRAEDVEETVDEREFDYMRGSEKGPGYWGELKKEWSACKHGVMQSPIDLSCARVKIIPRCQQLYTDYFSSNATIINRGHDLAVYWKGDAGSIHINGTEFFLKQCHWHSPSEHSINGRKYDLEMHMVHVSQEKKILVVGAFYKIGHRPDRFLSQLEKEIVHLVDEEVEREIGERNPSGIQTRGNMYYRYLGSLTTPPCTEGVIWNIDRKQIRTVSEAQVRLLREAVHDHAQRNSRPRQPRNQRDILYFRFKSRAKSKY, translated from the exons ATGAAGCTTTCAAGAGTATGTATAATTCCAATTTTGCTCATGCTTTTGCTGGTTTTGTTAGATTCAGCATCAACAAGAGCTGAAGACGTGGAAGAAACTG TGGACGAGAGAGAGTTTGATTACATGAGAGGAAGTGAAAAGGGACCTGGTTACTGGGGAGAGTTAAAGAAAGAATGGTCAGCTTGCAAACATGGAGTCATGCAATCTCCCATAGACTTGTCCTGTGCCAGAGTCAAAATCATCCCTCGTTGCCAACAACTCTACACTGATTACTTTTCTTCTAATGCCACCATAATCAACAGAGGCCATGATCTTGCT GTATATTGGAAGGGTGATGCTGGCTCAATTCACATCAATGGAACCGAATTCTTTCTGAAACAATGTCATTGGCACTCACCTTCTGAACATTCCATCAATGGCAGGAA GTATGACTTGGAGATGCATATGGTGCATGTAAGTCAGGAAAAGAAGATTCTTGTGGTTGGTGCTTTCTATAAAATTGGGCATCGCCCTGATCGTTTTCTCTCTCAG CTTGAGAAAGAAATTGTGCACCTTGTTGATGAGGAAGTAGAGAGAGAAATTGGAGAGAGAAATCCCTCAGGAATACAGACAAGAGGCAATATGTACTACAGATACTTAGGCTCTCTCACAACTCCTCCTTGCACTGAAGGTGTCATCTGGAACATTGATAGAAAG CAGATAAGGACAGTGTCGGAAGCACAAGTGAGGCTTTTGAGGGAAGCAGTGCATGAT CATGCACAGAGGAATTCAAGACCAAGGCAGCCACGTAACCAAAGAGATATATTATACTTCAGATTCAAAAGCAGagcaaaatcaaaatattaa
- the LOC137828916 gene encoding aquaporin TIP1-1-like, with product MALRTFIVRRTQDDIHSDTWRAALSEFISTLIFVFAASGSTIAVKNLSADAPTALVIVAVANAFALFAAVSVSTNVSGGHVNPAVTFGFFVGGNLTLLRCILFWIAQILGSVIACLLLKFTSGGQRVPVFGLSSGVKVGNALALEMVMTFGLVYAVYATAADPRSRRNSLGTIAPIVIGLIVGANILVAGPFDGGSMNPAAAFGPALVGWNWENHWVYWVGPLVGGGLAGFLYELAFVSSTRQRFRRDYRNYY from the exons ATGGCGCTCCGCACCTTCATAGTCCGTAGGACCCAAGACGACATTCACAGCGACACTTGGAGAGCCGCTCTCTCCGAATTCATCTCCACACTCATCTTTGTCTTCGCTGCCTCCGGCTCCACCATCGCCGTCAAAAACCTCAGCGCCGACGCGCCCACCGCTCTCGTCATCGTCGCCGTTGCCAACGCCTTCGCCCTCTTCGCCGCCGTCTCCGTCAGCACAAACGTCTCCGGCGGCCACGTCAACCCCGCCGTCACCTTCGGCTTTTTCGTCGGCGGCAACCTTACCTTGCTCCGCTGCATCCTCTTCTGGATCGCTCAGATCCTCGGCTCCGTCATCGCTTGCTTGCTTCTCAAATTCACCTCCGGCGGACAG AGAGTACCGGTTTTCGGACTTTCGAGTGGTGTGAAAGTGGGAAACGCTTTGGCGTTGGAGATGGTGATGACCTTTGGATTGGTGTACGCGGTATATGCTACTGCCGCTGACCCCAGGAGCAGAAGGAATAGTTTGGGAACGATAGCGCCAATTGTGATTGGCTTAATCGTTGGAGCGAATATTTTGGTGGCTGGGCCTTTTGATGGGGGCTCCATGAACCCGGCTGCGGCGTTTGGGCCTGCACTGGTGGGCTGGAACTGGGAAAACCATTGGGTTTACTGGGTTGGGCCTCTCGTTGGTGGTGGGCTTGCTGGGTTTCTTTATGAGTTGGCTTTTGTTAGCTCCACCCGTCAGAGGTTCCGCAGAGATTACCGTAATTATTAttga